A genomic segment from Halodesulfovibrio sp. MK-HDV encodes:
- a CDS encoding LPP20 family lipoprotein, with product MKKFLLLMMAMVMVFSVGCAKQYKVETAPPAPVAAAPADMCIPEWETNPPSASDGFYASGQAQLKLAALSRETADSRAMREIGRQVESKTDSMLKDFMQQSGFGDDASVLEYVQSVSKSVSSQVLRGARVTKRQFCPDGTVHSLAFYPAASYKKEVKKDVKTEAIKKNLYDDFKANKAFEELDSQVDALLQ from the coding sequence ATGAAAAAGTTTCTGTTATTGATGATGGCTATGGTAATGGTATTCTCTGTCGGTTGTGCAAAACAGTATAAGGTAGAAACTGCTCCTCCGGCACCAGTTGCTGCTGCACCTGCAGATATGTGTATTCCAGAATGGGAAACTAATCCGCCAAGTGCTTCTGATGGTTTTTATGCCAGTGGTCAGGCTCAACTTAAACTTGCTGCACTTAGTCGTGAAACAGCTGATTCTCGAGCCATGCGTGAGATTGGTCGTCAGGTAGAAAGTAAAACAGATTCTATGCTGAAGGATTTTATGCAACAGAGCGGGTTTGGCGATGATGCTTCTGTGCTTGAATATGTACAAAGTGTAAGTAAATCTGTTTCTTCTCAAGTTCTTCGTGGTGCACGTGTTACAAAACGCCAGTTCTGTCCGGATGGAACAGTTCATTCACTAGCATTCTATCCGGCAGCGTCTTACAAAAAAGAAGTTAAGAAAGACGTAAAAACTGAAGCGATTAAGAAAAATTTGTATGATGACTTTAAAGCGAACAAAGCATTCGAAGAATTAGACAGTCAGGTTGACGCTTTGTTGCAATAA